GGTTGAGGGGCTGCCGATCATCCATCCGGGTGATCTTCTGACGGAGATGATCTGCGAGCGAGTCACCTTCGAGGACGGGGACATCCTCTGTCTTGCCTCATCGGTCTACTCCAAGGCGAACGGATATATCAGAAAACAGGACGAGATCGTAGCCTCTGCGGAGGCCGTCCGCATCGCACAAAAAACCCATGAAGACCCCAGGTTTGTGCAGGCCATTCTCGACGAGACCACCGACGTGATCCTCGAGGACCCTTTCATCCTCTCGGAGACGGTCACCGGGCATGTGGGGGTTCGGGCGGGCGTCGACCACTCCAATATCGAGGACGGCATGATCATCCTCCTCCCGCCCGATCCGATGGGCGCCGCCGCCGGTCTCCAGAACGAGATCGCACGGATTACCGGCAAAGAGGTCCGCGTGATCATCACCGATACCTGCGGGCGCTCCTTCAGGCGGGGTCAGACCGGCGTCGCCATCGGGTGGAGCGGGATGACGGCGATCCGCGACTTCAGGGGCGATCACGACCTCTTCGGCCACGTCCTCGAGATCACCGAGGAAGCGGTCGTCGATGAGGTCGCCGGTTTTGCCAACTTCATCATGGGCGAGAGCAACAACGGTGTTCCGGCCGTCGTATTCAGAAACTGCACCCGGTGGACCGGCCACGACAACCTGCACTTCAACAGGGAAGAAGACATCATCAGAAAGGCGCTCTGCAAAAAATAACCCTTTTTTTGGCTTTGTTTAAATCCTATTCTGGGGTGCTTGAACCGGGGGTCTGCTGTCTCCGGACCCCCGCTCAGGATAGGTGGGGATACGGCCCGCTCCCCTCGGACGCCCTGTTCGCTCTTCCCGGGGCCCATCCGCTCCAATGGGGTGAAACCCCCGGCAGGCAGTATGGGGAAGGCGGGGGATCCGCACCTCCTCCCTGAGATTACGACAGTGTAACGAATCTTCTGTAAAAATAATTTGGCCCTGAATCCAACCTAGATTTGCAGAAAGGAGAAACAGGGCCATGGATCCCTTAGCGTTAATCGAAGATTATCTTTCCGATAATGAGAATGGCATGAAGACCCTCATCACCTGGTTCCTCAACCAGGTGATGCTGCTCGAAGCCCTCCACCAGGCGGGAGCCGAGCAGTATGAACGAACCGATGCGCGGAAGGCTCACCGAAACGGCTACAAGAAGCGCTCTCTAAAAACCCGATATGGAGAAACGATCCTCCAGAAACCACAATTCCGAGAGTTCCCCTTCGAAACACAGGTATTTGGACGCTATTCCCGGGTTGAGAAGGCTCTTGAGAATGCTATCTTTGAATCCTACCTTCAGGGAGTCTCAACCCGCCGGATCCAGGAGATTGTTGCTCATTTTGGCATCGAACAACTCTCTCCTGCTTCAGTATCCAGGATAGCAAAGGACCTCGATGAACAGGTCCATGCATTCCTTCAGAGGCCTATTGAACAGGAGATTCCCTATCTCTTTGTGGATGCTTCGTACTACAAAGTCAGAGAGGGACCACGCTACATCACCAAAGCTCTTCTGGTGATCGCCGGTGTTCGAATGGATGGCTACCGGGAAATCCTGGGAGCTAGAATCACTGATTGTGAAAATGAGATGTTCTGGTCGGGATTGTTCGAAGACCTCAAAGAACGAGGATTGGTGGGTGTCAAGATGGTTGTCTCAGATGGTCATGCCGGGATCCAGAAGGCGGCGGAAGCCGCCTTCCTCGGCGCATCGTGGCAGATGTGCTCGGTCCATTGCACCCGGGCGGTTTTAAAGAATATTCCACGGAAACATCAGAAAGAAGTTGCTGAGTCCTTGAAGGAGGCATATGGGGACGAGGAAAGACTTCAGCAGCTTGCAGATGATCTGAACGAACGAGGATATCGGAAAGCGGCCAATACGATCGAGAGATTCATCCCGGGACTTATGAGTTACACGGCGTTCCCGAAAGAGCACGCAAAGCGGATCCGAACGACGAACATGATGGAAAGAGTCAACAAGGAACTGAAACGGAGAACCAAAGTTGTAGGGGCCTTTCCCAATGAAGAGTCACTCCTCAGGCTGGCAGGATCCATCCTGATGGACATCAATGAGGAGTGGGTGACCGGCAGAAGATATTTGACGATGGAGGGGGAATGATCAAACAAGGAGACAGGGCTCAGACGAATTACAGAAGATCTGAAACACTACCGAGATTACAGGAGAGACCTCAAACCCGGCACGAGGGTTTACCATGAAAAACATTTCATGGAGTATGCTTGAGTCCCCCTCCCGGACTCATGTGCGATTCAACAGCGCCCTTTTTTTGGCTCTTTGCCTTTCACGCGGGTGGCACATTCGTGCTGACATGCCGATCACCCGCCTTCTCCGCATGCTCTGCCGGGGGCTCTGCCCCCGGACCCCCGCACACGATTGGACCCGCAAGGCAGTACAGGAGCCAGAATGTACCGCTCTCATCTCCCCTTGAATCGCAATCGGCAGGGGGATCGGGGGGCGGCAGGCCCCCCGGCACCGACATATGGGTGGACCAATGTTCGTCCCCCAAACACTCGCTCCATCTCAATTGCAGTCCAT
Above is a window of Methanofollis tationis DNA encoding:
- a CDS encoding coenzyme F420-0:L-glutamate ligase, giving the protein MHIQVIPVEGLPIIHPGDLLTEMICERVTFEDGDILCLASSVYSKANGYIRKQDEIVASAEAVRIAQKTHEDPRFVQAILDETTDVILEDPFILSETVTGHVGVRAGVDHSNIEDGMIILLPPDPMGAAAGLQNEIARITGKEVRVIITDTCGRSFRRGQTGVAIGWSGMTAIRDFRGDHDLFGHVLEITEEAVVDEVAGFANFIMGESNNGVPAVVFRNCTRWTGHDNLHFNREEDIIRKALCKK
- a CDS encoding IS256 family transposase yields the protein MDPLALIEDYLSDNENGMKTLITWFLNQVMLLEALHQAGAEQYERTDARKAHRNGYKKRSLKTRYGETILQKPQFREFPFETQVFGRYSRVEKALENAIFESYLQGVSTRRIQEIVAHFGIEQLSPASVSRIAKDLDEQVHAFLQRPIEQEIPYLFVDASYYKVREGPRYITKALLVIAGVRMDGYREILGARITDCENEMFWSGLFEDLKERGLVGVKMVVSDGHAGIQKAAEAAFLGASWQMCSVHCTRAVLKNIPRKHQKEVAESLKEAYGDEERLQQLADDLNERGYRKAANTIERFIPGLMSYTAFPKEHAKRIRTTNMMERVNKELKRRTKVVGAFPNEESLLRLAGSILMDINEEWVTGRRYLTMEGE